One genomic segment of Desulfomicrobium sp. ZS1 includes these proteins:
- a CDS encoding response regulator transcription factor, protein MAHKIVVIEDEPDIANLLAFHLKSGGYDCFVARDGKKGLQLVQSERPDLVLLDLMLPGMSGTDVCKAVKGSPECAHIPIIMLTARGDEVDRILGFELGADDYVIKPFSPRELMLRIKTVLRRNVNIQPKVAHWQREGLAADFEAYTLLVDGVDAHLTPTEFNLFGEFVRNEGKVLSREQLLSNAWGYEFEGYSRTVDTHVRRLRKKLGPYADWLETVRGIGYRMKRENQVD, encoded by the coding sequence ATGGCTCACAAGATTGTCGTCATCGAAGACGAACCCGATATTGCCAACCTGCTGGCCTTTCATCTGAAATCCGGGGGCTACGACTGTTTCGTGGCCCGGGACGGTAAAAAGGGGTTGCAACTGGTTCAGTCCGAACGTCCGGATCTGGTGCTCCTTGACCTCATGCTGCCCGGCATGAGCGGCACGGATGTGTGCAAGGCGGTCAAGGGCAGCCCTGAATGCGCTCACATACCAATCATCATGCTCACCGCCCGGGGTGACGAGGTCGACCGCATTCTCGGATTCGAGCTTGGCGCGGACGATTATGTCATAAAGCCTTTCAGCCCCCGGGAGCTGATGCTGCGCATCAAGACGGTCCTGCGCCGCAACGTGAATATCCAGCCCAAGGTCGCGCACTGGCAACGTGAAGGGCTGGCAGCCGATTTCGAGGCCTATACGCTTTTGGTGGATGGCGTGGACGCGCATCTGACCCCCACGGAGTTCAATCTCTTCGGCGAATTCGTGCGCAACGAAGGCAAGGTGCTCTCTCGGGAGCAACTCTTAAGCAACGCCTGGGGTTATGAATTCGAAGGCTATTCGCGCACCGTGGATACCCATGTCCGCAGGCTGCGCAAGAAGCTCGGGCCCTATGCCGACTGGCTGGAGACTGTCCGGGGCATCGGGTATCGCATGAAACGTGAAAATCAGGTCGATTAG
- a CDS encoding YeiH family protein — MSEESSSVVIDHGKSQWSDLWKKEDYLAIWLGFIIIAVSILAYTTFGPKAEFAEKITGLSQVQQAELDKAPFKTIAWHNAQDDKGKLKGTSTPFGKFVTQWVTKPGSWKSNPLDAVIRTEAQAQALNEKGMAKYEEAKGNLATALAAAVAAEGAAAGASFQDQALNDEAASKISAWRDAHKAAGDAKKKVDNKPYNKIPSLIGLCVFLAAIFGVGIAMMGKSMPAFMQGFVVVFLVAILAYLLGGQAISKQYGFGAEAWGVVLGMLIANTLGTPKWVLPACEVEFFIKTGLVLLGAEVLFNKIVAIGIPGIFVAWVVTPIVVVVTYTFGQRVLKMPSKTLNIVISADMSVCGTSAAIATAAACRAKKEELTLSIGLSLVFTAIMMIAMPAFIKAVGIPEVLGGAWMGGTIDSTGAVAAAGAFLGQKAMYVAATIKMIQNVMIGVTAFCVAVYWCTKVEVQETGKSVGAGEIWHRFPKFVLGFIGASIIFSIMDAGMDKDLSKAVLSSGIVSGGTKLLRDWFFTLSFAAIGLSTNFRELAKYFKGGKPLILYICGQSFNLALTLTMAYIMFYVVFPEITAKI, encoded by the coding sequence ATGTCTGAAGAAAGTAGCAGCGTCGTCATCGATCACGGGAAAAGCCAGTGGTCGGATTTGTGGAAAAAAGAGGACTATCTGGCCATTTGGCTTGGCTTCATCATCATCGCCGTGTCCATTCTGGCGTACACCACGTTTGGCCCCAAGGCAGAGTTCGCCGAAAAAATCACCGGGTTGAGTCAGGTTCAGCAGGCTGAGTTGGACAAGGCTCCGTTCAAGACCATTGCCTGGCACAATGCCCAGGACGACAAGGGCAAGCTCAAGGGCACCAGCACGCCTTTCGGCAAGTTCGTTACCCAGTGGGTTACCAAACCCGGATCATGGAAGTCCAATCCTCTGGATGCGGTGATCCGGACCGAGGCCCAGGCCCAGGCGCTCAATGAAAAGGGCATGGCCAAGTACGAAGAGGCCAAGGGCAATCTCGCAACGGCTCTGGCCGCCGCCGTTGCCGCCGAAGGAGCCGCTGCGGGCGCTTCCTTCCAGGATCAGGCTTTGAACGACGAGGCTGCCTCCAAGATTTCCGCCTGGCGCGATGCGCACAAGGCCGCCGGCGATGCCAAGAAAAAAGTCGACAACAAACCGTATAACAAAATTCCCAGCCTGATCGGGCTGTGCGTCTTCCTCGCCGCCATCTTTGGCGTCGGCATCGCCATGATGGGCAAGAGCATGCCCGCCTTCATGCAGGGCTTCGTGGTCGTGTTCCTGGTCGCCATCCTGGCCTATCTGCTCGGCGGACAGGCTATTTCCAAACAGTACGGCTTCGGTGCCGAGGCTTGGGGCGTCGTGCTCGGCATGCTCATCGCCAACACTCTGGGCACGCCCAAGTGGGTGCTGCCGGCCTGCGAAGTGGAATTCTTCATCAAGACCGGCCTGGTGCTTTTGGGCGCGGAAGTGCTCTTCAACAAGATCGTGGCCATCGGCATCCCCGGCATCTTCGTGGCCTGGGTGGTTACGCCCATCGTCGTCGTCGTGACCTACACCTTTGGTCAGAGAGTGCTGAAGATGCCCTCCAAGACCCTGAACATCGTCATTTCCGCCGACATGTCCGTGTGCGGTACCTCCGCCGCCATCGCCACGGCAGCCGCCTGCCGGGCCAAGAAGGAAGAGCTGACCCTGTCCATCGGTCTGTCCCTGGTCTTCACCGCCATCATGATGATCGCCATGCCGGCCTTCATCAAGGCTGTCGGCATTCCTGAAGTTCTGGGCGGCGCCTGGATGGGCGGTACCATCGACTCCACCGGCGCGGTGGCAGCGGCCGGCGCGTTCTTGGGCCAGAAGGCCATGTACGTGGCCGCGACCATCAAGATGATCCAGAACGTCATGATCGGCGTCACGGCTTTCTGCGTTGCCGTTTACTGGTGCACCAAGGTTGAGGTTCAGGAAACCGGTAAAAGTGTCGGCGCTGGAGAAATCTGGCATCGTTTTCCCAAGTTCGTGCTTGGCTTCATCGGCGCGTCCATCATCTTCTCTATCATGGACGCCGGCATGGACAAGGATCTGAGCAAGGCCGTGCTTTCCAGCGGCATCGTCAGCGGCGGCACCAAGCTGCTGCGCGACTGGTTCTTTACCTTGTCTTTCGCGGCTATCGGACTGTCCACCAACTTCCGCGAACTGGCCAAGTACTTCAAGGGCGGCAAGCCTCTCATCCTGTACATTTGCGGCCAGAGCTTCAACTTGGCCTTGACTCTGACCATGGCCTACATCATGTTCTACGTGGTTTTCCCGGAAATCACGGCTAAGATCTAA
- the phoU gene encoding phosphate signaling complex protein PhoU: protein MYTHLHEEIETLKLKVLKMVSLTEDAVQKSIQAYVNKDLYLAEEVQDGDVDVNRLEVEIDELALRLLALEQPVAGDLRFILGCMRISVDLERIADEAVNIAERSIMLSSRPPLPFHQDVLEMGNKALAMLRHAAQAFSSGNVEAAMQVCHLDNEVDVLNHKNMRQVIEYMIHETPAIERSVHTIILIRRLERIGDLATNIAESVVFIAKGVNIKHKLYFDER from the coding sequence ATGTATACGCATTTGCATGAAGAAATCGAAACGTTGAAGCTCAAAGTGCTGAAGATGGTGTCCCTGACCGAGGATGCGGTCCAGAAATCCATCCAGGCCTATGTGAACAAGGATTTGTATTTGGCCGAGGAGGTTCAGGACGGGGACGTGGACGTCAATCGTCTGGAAGTGGAGATCGACGAACTCGCCTTGAGGCTCCTGGCCCTGGAACAGCCCGTGGCCGGGGATCTGCGCTTCATCCTTGGTTGCATGCGCATCAGCGTCGACCTTGAGCGCATCGCCGACGAGGCCGTGAACATCGCGGAGCGGTCCATCATGCTCAGCTCGCGGCCGCCGTTGCCTTTTCATCAGGATGTGCTGGAAATGGGCAACAAGGCCCTGGCCATGCTGCGGCATGCGGCTCAGGCGTTCTCCTCCGGCAATGTGGAGGCGGCTATGCAGGTCTGCCATCTGGACAACGAGGTCGATGTGCTGAACCACAAGAACATGCGTCAGGTCATAGAATACATGATCCACGAGACCCCGGCCATCGAGCGCTCCGTGCACACCATCATTCTCATCCGCCGTCTGGAACGCATCGGGGACCTGGCCACCAATATCGCCGAATCCGTCGTGTTCATCGCCAAGGGCGTGAACATCAAGCACAAACTGTATTTTGACGAGCGCTGA
- a CDS encoding VacJ family lipoprotein gives MRIFLLCLILLVSAGCATNGQHQPGPFQAPVHRGLPEDPTLERHFLVHDPWEGFNRNMYHFNAQLDRYVYLPVVRTYEAILPDSVQQGVSNIFNNLKEIPIFVNSVLQGKAKKASVSLGRFVFNTTIGLGGIIDVLGNGGIPQENEDFGQTLGVWGVSAGPYLVLPVFGPSGVRDTGGVLVDAAMTVNPSYGLFQDMSWFARESATTGVYGVKAVDARHQVKFRYYETGSPFEYQLVRFIYSKKRELDIEK, from the coding sequence ATGCGTATCTTCCTACTCTGCCTCATCCTTCTCGTCTCCGCCGGATGCGCCACCAACGGACAGCATCAGCCCGGGCCTTTTCAGGCTCCCGTGCATCGCGGCCTGCCGGAGGACCCGACCTTGGAGCGGCATTTTTTGGTGCATGACCCCTGGGAGGGGTTCAATCGCAATATGTACCATTTCAACGCGCAGCTGGACCGCTATGTCTATCTGCCGGTGGTCAGGACCTACGAAGCGATTCTGCCCGATAGCGTGCAGCAGGGCGTTTCAAATATCTTCAACAACTTGAAAGAAATACCGATCTTTGTGAACTCTGTCCTGCAAGGCAAGGCCAAGAAGGCTTCGGTCTCGCTCGGTCGCTTTGTCTTCAATACGACCATTGGCCTGGGCGGGATTATCGATGTGCTCGGCAACGGCGGCATTCCGCAGGAAAACGAGGATTTCGGACAGACCCTGGGCGTCTGGGGCGTTTCGGCCGGTCCATATCTGGTGCTCCCCGTGTTCGGTCCTTCCGGGGTGCGCGATACGGGAGGCGTGCTTGTGGACGCGGCCATGACCGTGAATCCGTCGTATGGCCTCTTCCAGGACATGAGTTGGTTCGCGCGCGAGTCGGCGACCACCGGCGTATATGGTGTCAAAGCCGTGGATGCGCGGCATCAGGTCAAGTTTCGCTACTACGAGACAGGAAGTCCTTTCGAATACCAGCTGGTGCGCTTCATCTACTCCAAGAAACGCGAGCTCGACATCGAGAAATAA
- a CDS encoding ATP-binding protein, which yields MTTTTISLRLRLFLAFGVILFLALGVPAYYLHQNLGQTSEREARDGAVRDLRSVEWMLSSGSFQGIEQVNEALRELAARMDIRITFLTRDGRVLTDSGVTAERVESLENHLGRPEVVQALGGEVGVGLRYSDTLGQDLLYAAMRTQANGILPEGVVRIARPQSQIRKSLDRLYGQAGWVYGLGVVLAFGLVSLTSRQIGRAIASVAQAAADIGQGEPGKRIRFSPSTELTPLVVAFNNMVERIESNMQTIVKQKMESEAVLNGMKAGLIVLDGNGRILRGNYAAQEIFPGLSTFAGRKPMELSLLQDLQDACDAALKKRLDGDFSQVGVMVSLAGGRNFDVSIVPIKGDAELGVIMVFHDITEIKRVEQIRRDFVANVSHELRTPLTSIKGYAETLVGIDKYDPEQTRSFLEVILRNANHMNAMLDELLQLSRLEHGKQRLDLVSVEPASAVYSAWKSCHPLHKNIEFTSELDASTPAVRANFEQLVQVFRNVFENAIKYVPEDTAVIHVHGQKSGPELVVFIEDNGPGIPAEDQARIFERFYRVEKDRNSSIGGTGLGLAICRHIMANHGGRITVQSPVPETGIGSRFIITLPLAGQTSEE from the coding sequence ATGACCACTACGACGATTTCCTTGCGGCTGCGGCTGTTTCTGGCCTTCGGGGTCATTTTGTTTTTGGCGCTGGGCGTACCTGCCTACTATTTGCACCAGAATCTCGGGCAGACCAGCGAGCGCGAGGCCCGCGACGGCGCGGTGCGCGACCTGCGTTCCGTTGAATGGATGCTGTCTTCCGGCTCTTTTCAAGGCATTGAACAGGTTAACGAGGCCCTGCGCGAACTGGCTGCGCGCATGGACATACGTATCACGTTCCTGACTCGTGATGGCCGGGTGCTGACCGATTCCGGAGTGACGGCGGAGCGGGTGGAGAGCCTGGAGAATCACCTGGGCCGTCCCGAGGTGGTCCAGGCCCTGGGCGGGGAGGTCGGAGTCGGCCTGCGCTACAGCGACACCCTGGGCCAGGATTTGCTCTATGCGGCCATGCGTACGCAGGCGAATGGGATCCTGCCGGAGGGGGTCGTGCGCATCGCGCGTCCCCAGAGCCAGATCCGCAAGAGTCTGGACCGCCTCTACGGGCAGGCTGGCTGGGTTTACGGGCTCGGCGTGGTTTTGGCCTTCGGGCTGGTTTCCCTGACTTCGCGCCAGATCGGTCGTGCCATCGCGAGCGTGGCCCAGGCCGCCGCCGACATCGGCCAGGGCGAACCGGGCAAGCGCATCCGTTTTTCACCGAGCACGGAGCTCACCCCGCTGGTTGTTGCCTTCAACAACATGGTCGAGCGCATCGAGTCCAACATGCAGACCATCGTCAAGCAGAAGATGGAGTCCGAGGCGGTGCTGAACGGGATGAAGGCCGGACTCATCGTTCTTGACGGCAATGGGCGCATCCTGCGCGGTAACTACGCCGCCCAGGAAATTTTTCCCGGCCTGTCGACCTTTGCGGGTCGCAAGCCCATGGAACTTTCCCTGCTCCAGGATCTGCAGGATGCCTGCGACGCAGCGCTGAAAAAACGCCTGGACGGGGATTTTTCGCAAGTCGGCGTGATGGTGTCCCTGGCCGGCGGCAGGAATTTCGATGTCTCCATCGTGCCCATCAAGGGCGACGCCGAGCTTGGCGTGATCATGGTTTTTCACGACATCACCGAGATCAAGCGCGTGGAACAGATTCGTCGTGATTTTGTGGCCAACGTGTCGCATGAGCTGCGTACACCGCTGACATCGATCAAGGGCTATGCCGAAACGTTGGTGGGCATCGACAAATACGACCCCGAGCAGACGCGCTCATTTCTGGAGGTCATACTGCGCAACGCCAACCACATGAACGCCATGCTCGACGAGCTGTTGCAGCTTTCGCGCCTGGAACATGGCAAACAGCGCCTTGACCTGGTCTCGGTCGAACCCGCTTCGGCGGTGTATTCGGCCTGGAAAAGTTGTCATCCCTTGCACAAGAACATCGAGTTCACGAGCGAACTGGACGCCTCCACTCCTGCGGTGCGGGCCAATTTTGAGCAGTTGGTGCAGGTTTTTCGCAACGTCTTTGAAAACGCCATCAAGTATGTGCCCGAGGATACTGCCGTCATTCATGTCCACGGACAGAAGAGCGGACCGGAGCTGGTTGTTTTTATCGAGGACAACGGGCCGGGCATTCCGGCCGAAGACCAGGCCCGGATTTTTGAACGGTTCTACCGTGTGGAAAAGGACCGCAACAGCTCCATCGGCGGCACGGGCCTTGGCCTGGCTATCTGCAGGCACATCATGGCCAACCACGGAGGGCGGATCACGGTACAGAGCCCTGTGCCCGAAACCGGGATCGGATCCCGCTTCATCATCACATTGCCCCTGGCCGGGCAGACCTCAGAGGAATAG
- the pstB gene encoding phosphate ABC transporter ATP-binding protein PstB yields the protein MTETVKISSRNLNFYYSDFHALQDISFDMLQHQATALIGPSGCGKSTFLRCINRMNDLIAGTRIEGALTMDGQDLNDSSHDVVVLRRRVGMVFQKPNPFPKSIYENVAYGLRVNGVKDREFIDARVEESLKLAALWDEVKDRMDQSGLSLSGGQQQRLCIARAMAVEPEVLLMDEPASALDPIATQKIEELIHDLKNKFTIVIVTHSMQQAARVSDRTAFFYMGRLIEVGPTDKLFTRPENKQTEDYITGRFG from the coding sequence ATGACAGAAACGGTCAAGATTTCGTCCAGAAATCTGAATTTTTATTATTCGGACTTTCACGCGCTGCAGGATATCTCTTTTGATATGCTGCAGCATCAGGCCACGGCCCTGATCGGGCCTTCGGGGTGCGGCAAGTCAACTTTTTTGCGTTGCATAAATCGCATGAACGATCTCATAGCCGGCACCCGGATCGAAGGGGCCTTGACCATGGACGGTCAGGACCTGAACGATTCGTCTCATGACGTGGTCGTGCTCCGGCGCAGGGTGGGCATGGTCTTCCAGAAGCCCAATCCTTTCCCCAAGAGCATCTACGAGAACGTGGCCTATGGGCTGCGGGTCAACGGCGTCAAGGACCGCGAGTTCATCGACGCACGGGTGGAAGAGAGCCTGAAGCTTGCCGCCCTGTGGGACGAGGTCAAGGACCGCATGGACCAGTCGGGTCTCAGCCTCTCCGGCGGCCAGCAACAGCGCCTGTGCATCGCTCGGGCCATGGCCGTGGAGCCCGAAGTCCTGCTCATGGACGAACCCGCCTCTGCGCTGGATCCCATAGCCACCCAGAAGATCGAGGAACTCATCCACGATCTCAAAAACAAGTTCACCATAGTCATTGTCACGCATTCCATGCAGCAGGCCGCCCGCGTCTCCGATCGGACCGCCTTTTTCTACATGGGCCGGCTCATCGAGGTCGGCCCGACAGACAAGCTGTTCACAAGGCCGGAGAACAAGCAGACCGAGGACTACATCACCGGGCGTTTCGGTTGA
- a CDS encoding alpha/beta hydrolase, whose amino-acid sequence MHRALLLCLFVLVAFAPANAYEYPFKDPYVATVMGTPPEDRFALDSLRPASLRDLNPLSDLGAVRARELLLHERPVPDILWYDDTLQYSVALQRKVAPLLFIIAGTGSSYDSGNCRFLQAVFHRAGYHVVSLSSPTYPNFVVSASTTQVPGFIPQDVADLYQSMDAIVNEIGRDRISSYNLTGYSLGGTQSAFLAELDTREKRFGFDKVMLLNPAVSLLTSATILDHLLSDNVADRTEAARVVADLVSDLSAAYRGSDEVNFGDEFLFALHGNRSISEKELKILIGVAFRVSLASMVFTSDVCTGAGYISPRGHVIEKNESLSPYLDAAVGVSFEDYVDEYLMPSLAFTDPAMTRERAVVASSLEFIAPFLRESANIAVMTNADDPILTPGNFRFLEQTFKDRLTLYPAGGHCGNLSYRDNVAAMLDFFRK is encoded by the coding sequence ATGCATCGCGCCCTGTTATTATGCCTGTTTGTCCTGGTCGCCTTCGCGCCGGCCAATGCCTATGAATATCCGTTCAAGGACCCCTATGTGGCCACGGTTATGGGCACTCCGCCCGAAGACCGGTTTGCGCTGGACTCCCTCCGTCCTGCCTCATTGCGCGATCTTAACCCTTTGAGTGATCTGGGGGCGGTGCGCGCCCGCGAGCTCCTGCTGCATGAGCGCCCGGTGCCCGATATTCTCTGGTATGACGACACCCTGCAGTATTCCGTGGCCCTGCAGCGCAAGGTCGCGCCGCTGCTGTTCATCATCGCCGGAACAGGCTCTTCCTACGATTCGGGCAATTGCCGCTTTTTGCAGGCGGTCTTTCATCGCGCCGGATACCACGTGGTCAGCCTGTCTTCGCCGACGTACCCGAACTTTGTGGTCAGCGCGTCCACGACCCAGGTTCCCGGCTTCATTCCCCAGGATGTGGCCGACCTGTACCAGAGCATGGACGCCATCGTGAACGAAATCGGCCGCGACAGGATTTCCTCCTACAATCTGACCGGCTACAGCCTTGGCGGCACGCAGTCCGCCTTTCTGGCGGAGCTGGATACGCGCGAGAAGCGTTTTGGGTTCGACAAGGTGATGCTGCTCAATCCGGCGGTGAGCCTTTTGACCTCGGCCACCATCCTTGACCACCTGCTTTCCGACAATGTGGCCGACCGGACCGAGGCCGCACGGGTCGTGGCCGATCTGGTCTCTGATCTGTCGGCGGCCTATCGCGGCAGCGACGAGGTCAATTTCGGCGACGAATTTCTTTTTGCGCTGCATGGGAACCGCTCCATTTCCGAGAAGGAGCTCAAAATCCTCATCGGCGTGGCGTTTCGCGTTTCCCTGGCGTCCATGGTCTTTACCAGCGATGTCTGTACGGGAGCCGGATATATTTCTCCCAGAGGCCACGTCATCGAGAAGAACGAATCCCTGTCGCCCTATCTGGATGCGGCCGTGGGCGTGAGTTTCGAGGATTATGTGGATGAGTATCTCATGCCCTCACTGGCCTTCACCGACCCGGCCATGACCCGGGAACGGGCTGTGGTGGCCAGCAGTCTCGAATTCATCGCTCCCTTTCTGCGCGAGTCCGCGAACATCGCGGTCATGACCAATGCGGACGACCCCATTCTGACCCCAGGCAACTTCCGTTTCCTGGAACAAACATTCAAAGACCGCCTGACGCTCTATCCGGCAGGGGGACACTGCGGCAACCTGAGTTATCGGGACAACGTCGCGGCCATGCTCGATTTTTTCCGCAAGTGA
- a CDS encoding bifunctional diguanylate cyclase/phosphodiesterase: MHTATPPIFELKKFLHAHHWLSIFIFRLKDFGLCRELYGDHVAEELENLLMNALSQHDPGSPMLNARHALRISCGEALLIRCLGQAKDSQLMDQAFSLKVKLQAMLRKHTISSLGREFEIEVGFATLPESSLFERERIFHEAIHDARRMAQGGIDLEAVKLSSTFRAIIHNGQIRMLFQPIYDFKTGTVMAWEALARGPRGSDFESPSILFDFAEQFGQLFALEQACRSKAMETVGTLAAGQRLFLNIHPRTVVDPTFAPGKTLEILDKHGLRPEDIVFEITERHCIKDFTSFHKTLDHYRSQGFKIAVDDAGTGYSGLSTVAALKPDFIKVDMSLVRDVDKDPVRRALMETMVTLAGRIGSEIIAEGIETKGEARALMEIGVHYGQGYYLSRPHFPKPETHLDMKELTPLRADNFGRLSCSIPIGQLAQKTLTVSPRTPVQSVQRIFATNPALSSVVVVEDEMPRGLVMGYNLDRHLATLYGRALYAEKPVAVLMDAMPMIVDEREPVESVAKNANTREMLKAYDEVIVTSGGQFLGVVTVQKMLTTLAQVQVEMAKGTNPLTGIPGNVALEKEIEMRLRRAKPFCMLYADLDNFKVYNDVYGFKDGDFVILLLGRIMTWAISRHGHSSDFLAHIGGDDFVAMVNPEKAERICLAVTRCFKRLILNCYHAQDRARGWIMGKGRDGKEQQFPLVSVSIGIVDCMAPCSLQALGEKAAQIKGYAKTLPGNVYVRDRRGSSGCGQAA; the protein is encoded by the coding sequence ATGCACACCGCAACCCCACCGATTTTCGAACTCAAAAAATTCCTGCACGCCCATCATTGGTTGAGCATTTTCATATTTCGCCTCAAAGACTTCGGGCTCTGCCGGGAACTCTACGGAGACCATGTCGCCGAGGAACTGGAGAACCTGCTGATGAACGCATTGAGCCAGCACGATCCGGGCAGTCCGATGCTCAACGCCAGGCACGCGTTACGAATCTCTTGCGGCGAGGCGCTCTTGATCCGATGCCTGGGACAGGCCAAGGATTCCCAGCTCATGGATCAGGCCTTCAGCCTCAAGGTCAAACTGCAGGCCATGCTCAGAAAACACACCATCTCCTCCCTCGGCAGGGAATTCGAGATCGAGGTGGGATTCGCCACGCTGCCGGAATCGTCCCTCTTCGAGCGGGAGCGGATTTTCCACGAGGCCATTCACGATGCGCGACGCATGGCCCAGGGCGGAATCGATCTTGAAGCGGTCAAGCTCTCATCGACCTTCCGCGCCATCATCCACAACGGACAGATCCGCATGCTCTTTCAGCCCATCTACGACTTCAAGACCGGGACTGTCATGGCCTGGGAAGCATTGGCGCGCGGCCCGCGCGGCTCCGATTTCGAGTCGCCGTCGATCCTCTTTGATTTCGCCGAACAGTTCGGCCAGCTCTTTGCCTTGGAGCAGGCCTGCCGCTCCAAGGCCATGGAAACGGTAGGAACCCTGGCGGCAGGGCAGAGGCTGTTTCTGAACATACATCCGCGCACTGTGGTCGACCCGACCTTCGCGCCCGGGAAGACCCTTGAAATTCTGGACAAGCATGGTCTGAGGCCCGAGGATATCGTCTTTGAAATCACCGAGCGCCATTGCATCAAGGACTTCACCTCGTTTCACAAAACCTTGGACCATTATCGCAGCCAGGGCTTCAAGATCGCCGTGGACGATGCCGGAACAGGCTACTCGGGCCTGTCCACCGTCGCGGCCCTGAAGCCGGACTTCATCAAGGTCGACATGTCGCTGGTGCGCGATGTGGACAAAGACCCTGTGCGCAGGGCGCTGATGGAGACCATGGTCACCCTGGCCGGCCGCATCGGCTCGGAGATCATCGCCGAAGGGATCGAAACCAAGGGCGAGGCCCGGGCATTGATGGAAATCGGGGTCCATTACGGTCAGGGGTACTACTTGAGCCGCCCGCATTTCCCCAAACCCGAGACCCACCTGGACATGAAGGAGCTGACCCCGCTTCGCGCCGACAACTTCGGCAGGCTCTCCTGCTCGATCCCCATCGGGCAGCTCGCGCAAAAGACGCTGACGGTCAGTCCGCGCACTCCGGTTCAATCCGTGCAGCGGATCTTCGCCACAAATCCGGCTCTCTCAAGCGTGGTCGTCGTCGAGGACGAAATGCCCCGGGGACTGGTCATGGGCTACAACCTGGACCGGCATCTGGCCACTCTTTACGGTCGGGCGCTGTACGCGGAAAAGCCCGTGGCCGTGCTCATGGACGCCATGCCCATGATCGTCGATGAACGCGAACCCGTGGAATCCGTGGCCAAAAACGCCAACACCCGCGAAATGCTCAAAGCCTACGACGAGGTCATCGTCACCAGCGGCGGGCAATTTCTGGGCGTGGTCACGGTGCAGAAGATGCTGACCACCCTGGCGCAGGTGCAGGTCGAGATGGCCAAGGGCACCAACCCCCTGACCGGCATCCCCGGCAATGTCGCTCTGGAAAAGGAGATCGAGATGCGGCTCAGGCGGGCCAAGCCCTTCTGCATGCTCTATGCGGACCTGGACAATTTCAAGGTCTACAACGACGTCTACGGTTTCAAGGATGGCGACTTCGTCATCCTGCTGCTGGGCCGCATCATGACCTGGGCCATCTCCCGGCACGGACACAGCTCAGACTTCCTGGCCCACATCGGCGGGGATGACTTCGTGGCCATGGTCAATCCGGAGAAGGCGGAACGCATCTGCCTGGCCGTGACCCGCTGCTTCAAGAGGCTCATCCTGAACTGCTACCACGCCCAGGACCGCGCCAGGGGATGGATCATGGGCAAGGGCCGCGACGGCAAGGAACAGCAGTTCCCCCTTGTCTCCGTCTCCATCGGCATCGTGGACTGCATGGCTCCGTGCAGCCTGCAGGCCCTGGGGGAAAAAGCGGCCCAGATAAAGGGATACGCCAAGACCCTGCCCGGCAATGTCTATGTCCGTGACCGGCGGGGCAGCTCCGGATGCGGACAGGCGGCCTGA